Proteins from a single region of Runella sp. SP2:
- the cobA gene encoding uroporphyrinogen-III C-methyltransferase, whose translation MKPTLTLVGAGPGDPELITLKGIKALQQADVVLYDALVSTELLTYAPAHAQLVYVGKRRGRCEFAQSDLNQLIVDYALTYGHVVRLKGGDSFVFGRGYEEIAFAQEFGIQTAVIPGISSSISVPALAGIPLTCRGVSESFWVLTGTTKNHSLSNDVAKAAHSTATIVILMGMQHLSQITSLFSEVGRGHTPIAIIQNGSTPQQKLGLGTVDTIVEVVDKEQLTNPAIIIIGDVVRLHPAYPNGRLEATMAFG comes from the coding sequence ATGAAACCAACATTAACACTGGTAGGGGCTGGCCCTGGCGACCCCGAACTCATTACACTCAAGGGAATTAAAGCATTACAACAAGCAGACGTTGTTCTTTACGACGCTTTGGTATCCACCGAACTCCTCACCTACGCCCCTGCTCACGCGCAGCTGGTCTATGTAGGCAAACGACGTGGGCGCTGCGAATTTGCCCAAAGCGACCTCAACCAACTCATTGTTGACTATGCCCTCACGTATGGGCATGTCGTTCGCCTCAAAGGTGGTGATTCTTTTGTCTTTGGCAGGGGATACGAAGAAATTGCCTTTGCCCAAGAATTTGGCATTCAAACCGCCGTGATTCCTGGCATTTCGAGCAGCATTTCGGTACCTGCCTTGGCGGGTATTCCGCTTACCTGCCGAGGAGTAAGTGAAAGTTTTTGGGTACTCACGGGCACCACCAAAAACCACAGCCTCTCCAACGACGTCGCCAAAGCCGCTCACAGCACGGCCACAATCGTGATTTTGATGGGAATGCAGCACCTCAGCCAAATTACCTCCCTTTTTTCGGAAGTAGGACGCGGCCATACGCCCATCGCTATTATCCAAAACGGCAGCACGCCCCAACAAAAACTTGGCCTAGGCACCGTTGATACAATTGTGGAAGTGGTTGACAAAGAGCAACTGACCAATCCTGCCATCATCATTATCGGAGACGTTGTACGGTTACATCCTGCCTATCCCAACGGTAGGTTGGAAGCAACGATGGCTTTTGGATAA
- a CDS encoding S9 family peptidase produces MSRLLSFLIVGMSCQLAFGQSTPELCQGGYFTEAQGKEFLEKHVPSSKKEWENRATQIRSRILEGGELKNLPPRPTSKPIVHSRRELNGYSVENVAFESVEGYYVTGNLYRPLQQKGPFAAVLCPHGHTQNADARFLEAMQFRCANLARMGAVVFAYDMLGYSDAQQCQHKLPKAFKLQALNSIRALDFLLDQPGIDKNRVGVTGESGGGTQTFMLTALDPRVKVAVPVVMVSAHFFGGCTCESGMPVHKKGDFQTNNVEIAALAAPRPLLIVSDGADWTKHNPEVEYPHLQKIYRLYGKANLVENVHLPNEKHDYGPSKRAAAYRFLAKHLSLDISKVTKADGSIDESNAQLLDRKLLEVFNADHPRPSNAAMGDEAVTALLNW; encoded by the coding sequence ATGAGCCGTCTTTTATCTTTTCTCATTGTTGGCATGAGTTGTCAGTTAGCCTTTGGTCAATCGACCCCAGAATTATGTCAGGGTGGCTATTTTACCGAAGCACAGGGCAAAGAATTTTTAGAAAAACACGTACCTTCTTCCAAAAAAGAATGGGAAAACCGCGCTACCCAAATCCGTAGTCGCATTTTGGAAGGAGGTGAACTCAAAAACCTTCCACCCCGCCCAACATCTAAACCGATTGTCCACAGCCGACGAGAGCTAAACGGATACAGCGTTGAAAATGTGGCCTTTGAGAGCGTAGAAGGTTATTATGTAACGGGAAATTTGTATCGTCCCCTTCAGCAAAAAGGGCCTTTTGCGGCGGTACTTTGTCCACACGGACATACCCAAAACGCCGATGCTCGTTTTCTGGAGGCAATGCAGTTTCGTTGTGCTAATTTGGCGCGCATGGGTGCTGTGGTGTTTGCATACGATATGCTGGGTTACAGCGATGCCCAACAATGCCAACACAAACTTCCCAAAGCGTTTAAACTACAAGCCTTGAATAGCATTCGGGCATTGGATTTTTTGCTAGACCAACCTGGTATCGATAAAAATCGAGTAGGTGTGACGGGTGAATCTGGTGGCGGCACTCAAACATTTATGCTTACCGCCCTCGACCCGCGCGTAAAAGTGGCAGTTCCTGTGGTGATGGTTTCGGCGCACTTTTTTGGCGGATGTACCTGCGAAAGCGGGATGCCTGTTCATAAAAAAGGAGATTTTCAGACCAATAACGTAGAAATCGCCGCCCTTGCTGCACCTCGCCCCTTGCTAATCGTTTCGGATGGTGCCGACTGGACCAAGCACAATCCTGAGGTGGAATACCCGCATTTGCAGAAGATTTATCGCTTATACGGAAAAGCTAATTTGGTAGAAAACGTCCATTTACCCAACGAAAAACACGACTACGGCCCTTCAAAAAGAGCCGCAGCCTATCGTTTTTTGGCGAAGCACCTAAGTTTAGATATTTCGAAAGTAACCAAGGCCGATGGCAGTATCGACGAAAGTAATGCGCAACTGCTCGACCGTAAGCTGTTGGAAGTATTCAACGCCGACCACCCACGCCCTAGTAATGCTGCCATGGGCGATGAAGCGGTGACGGCCTTGCTCAATTGGTAA
- the nirB gene encoding nitrite reductase large subunit NirB, with product MTQPLKVVVVGNGMVGYKFCEKLLTKVGGGLFSITVIGEEPRPAYDRVHLSAYFSGTSVEELTMAPASWYAEHGIQLLTGECVVKIDPAAHYVQTHTGLQIPYDKLVLATGSGAFVPPVPGVEKEGVFVYRTIEDLDAIIGYSKGATRAAVIGGGLLGLEAAKATLDLGLETHVVEFAPRLMPRQLDAAGAGMLKRKMEALGIQIHLNKNTSQFDGGAAVDGLSFADGTSLEVDMVVISAGIRPRDELAKQAAIAVGPRGGIVVNDQLQTSHPDIYAIGECALHQGMIYGLVAPGYEMAEVVANNLAQGQTVKEFKAFDMSTKLKLIGVDVASFGEPFCEQTPHDTIVVEDKLKGIYKRLNVTTDGKYLLGGILVGEAENYNMLLQTVKNRLVLPPNPEDLVLPARKGDSASAGAGVGALPDEASICSCENITKGAICEAIEEHNLPDVAAIKKCTKAGTGCGGCVPMLSDLLTETLKKQGKVVKKVLCEHFDYSRQEMYHLIQTSGTRSYDEVLAKFGKGCGCEVCKPAVASMLASIYNDVIAKQAVIQDTNDRFMANIQRGGTYSVVPRVPGGEITPEQLIALGTVAKKYDLYCKITGGQRVDLFGARVEQLPSIWEELLEVGFESGHAYGKSLRTVKSCVGSTWCRFGVQDSVGFAIRVENRYKGIRSPHKLKSAVSGCTRECAEAQSKDFGIIATDKGWNLYVCGNGGIKPQHALLLASDLDDETCLKYIDRFLMFYIKTAEPLQRTATWFNKLEGGMDYLRNVIINDSLGIAAELEHELQYLVDTYHDEWRVAVETPEIRARFSHFVNVEEPDPTLEFVEMRGQKRPADW from the coding sequence ATGACACAACCGCTAAAGGTAGTGGTAGTAGGCAACGGAATGGTAGGCTATAAGTTCTGCGAAAAGTTGCTGACAAAAGTAGGTGGCGGCCTATTTTCTATCACGGTAATTGGTGAAGAACCTCGTCCAGCGTACGATCGGGTTCATCTCTCCGCGTATTTTTCGGGCACGTCCGTCGAAGAACTGACAATGGCGCCCGCAAGCTGGTATGCCGAGCATGGCATCCAACTACTTACTGGGGAGTGTGTGGTCAAAATCGACCCCGCAGCTCACTATGTTCAGACCCACACAGGGTTACAAATTCCTTACGACAAGCTGGTGTTGGCGACGGGCTCAGGGGCCTTTGTACCTCCTGTGCCAGGCGTAGAAAAAGAAGGGGTGTTTGTTTATCGAACCATCGAAGACCTCGACGCCATCATTGGTTATTCCAAAGGTGCAACGCGTGCTGCGGTAATTGGCGGAGGGCTTTTGGGGCTAGAAGCCGCCAAAGCAACCCTCGATTTGGGCTTAGAAACCCACGTAGTGGAGTTTGCACCGCGACTCATGCCACGGCAGTTGGACGCAGCGGGAGCTGGGATGCTCAAACGAAAAATGGAAGCGTTGGGGATTCAAATTCACCTCAATAAAAACACGTCACAGTTTGATGGAGGGGCGGCTGTTGATGGGCTTTCGTTTGCGGACGGAACTTCGCTGGAGGTGGATATGGTCGTGATTTCGGCAGGAATACGCCCCCGCGACGAGCTGGCAAAACAAGCTGCTATCGCCGTTGGGCCAAGGGGGGGCATTGTGGTGAACGACCAACTTCAGACGTCGCATCCTGATATTTATGCCATCGGTGAATGTGCGCTTCATCAAGGAATGATTTATGGACTCGTTGCCCCTGGCTACGAAATGGCCGAAGTGGTGGCAAACAACCTAGCACAAGGACAAACTGTCAAGGAATTTAAGGCGTTTGATATGTCCACAAAACTGAAGCTCATCGGTGTCGATGTGGCAAGTTTTGGCGAGCCTTTCTGTGAACAAACTCCCCACGATACGATTGTGGTGGAAGACAAACTCAAAGGTATTTATAAACGCCTGAATGTGACGACCGATGGAAAATACCTGTTGGGGGGGATTTTGGTGGGAGAAGCCGAAAACTACAATATGCTTCTTCAAACGGTCAAAAATCGTTTGGTATTGCCACCTAACCCCGAAGATTTGGTGTTGCCTGCGCGCAAAGGTGATAGTGCCTCAGCAGGGGCGGGCGTTGGTGCCCTGCCAGACGAGGCCAGTATTTGTTCGTGCGAAAACATTACCAAAGGCGCGATTTGCGAGGCCATTGAAGAACACAACTTGCCTGATGTAGCGGCCATCAAGAAGTGTACAAAAGCAGGAACAGGCTGCGGAGGTTGTGTGCCTATGTTGTCTGACTTGTTGACAGAAACCCTCAAAAAACAAGGCAAAGTAGTAAAAAAGGTGCTTTGTGAGCACTTCGATTATTCGCGCCAAGAAATGTATCACTTGATTCAGACATCAGGGACACGTAGCTACGATGAGGTGTTGGCGAAGTTTGGAAAAGGCTGTGGCTGTGAGGTTTGTAAGCCAGCCGTTGCTTCGATGTTGGCCAGTATTTATAACGATGTCATTGCCAAACAGGCGGTAATTCAAGACACGAACGACCGTTTTATGGCCAATATTCAGCGAGGTGGGACGTATTCGGTCGTGCCCCGTGTGCCAGGTGGGGAAATAACTCCCGAACAACTCATTGCGCTTGGTACGGTCGCTAAAAAATATGATTTGTACTGTAAGATTACTGGTGGACAGCGGGTTGACTTGTTCGGAGCACGGGTTGAGCAACTGCCTTCAATTTGGGAAGAGCTGCTCGAAGTAGGCTTTGAAAGTGGTCATGCCTACGGAAAATCATTGCGTACGGTCAAAAGTTGTGTGGGAAGTACGTGGTGTCGATTTGGGGTACAAGATTCGGTCGGATTTGCGATTCGGGTAGAAAACCGATACAAAGGCATTCGTTCGCCACATAAGCTCAAAAGTGCCGTTTCGGGCTGTACGCGTGAGTGCGCCGAAGCCCAAAGCAAAGACTTTGGTATCATCGCAACCGATAAAGGTTGGAATTTGTACGTATGCGGAAACGGCGGAATCAAGCCTCAGCACGCGCTGCTGCTGGCCAGCGACCTCGACGATGAAACTTGTTTGAAGTACATCGACCGCTTTTTGATGTTTTACATCAAAACTGCTGAACCACTCCAACGCACCGCTACTTGGTTCAATAAATTGGAAGGGGGAATGGACTACCTCCGCAACGTGATTATCAATGATAGTTTAGGGATTGCGGCTGAATTGGAGCATGAGCTTCAGTACTTGGTCGATACGTACCACGATGAGTGGCGAGTAGCAGTAGAAACGCCTGAAATCAGGGCGCGTTTTTCCCACTTTGTCAATGTGGAAGAGCCTGATCCAACGTTGGAGTTTGTGGAGATGCGTGGACAAAAACGCCCCGCTGATTGGTAA